A stretch of the Luteimonas sp. JM171 genome encodes the following:
- a CDS encoding amino acid aminotransferase, producing MSFFKNVEQVPGDPILGLTDAFRADPRPTKVNLGVGIYYDEEGRIPVMGAVQQVERALAERSPARGYLPIDGMPDYRTATRELLFGADSPVISEGRASTSQTIGGSGALRAGAELLRHALPFARIAISTPSWENHRAVFPAAGFEVIDYTYFDDAAHGLDFDGMLADLGKLEAGTVVLLHACCHNPTGADLTANQWDQVIALMHERNLVPFVDMAYQGFDQGIDEDAIAIRKLAASPIRNFLVANSFSKSFSLYGERVGALTVVSDSAEESGRVQSQVKRLIRANYSSPSFHGAALVAGVLNDGGLRRQWEDELGGWRTRIHALREGLVERLAAHGATGFDFIRHQAGMFSYSGLSRAQVDRLREEFGIYAVGTGRICVAGLNRENLDYVAEAIAKVA from the coding sequence GTGTCCTTCTTCAAGAACGTTGAACAGGTGCCCGGGGACCCGATCCTGGGCCTGACCGATGCCTTCCGCGCCGACCCGCGCCCGACCAAGGTCAACCTCGGGGTGGGCATCTACTACGACGAAGAGGGACGGATCCCGGTGATGGGCGCGGTGCAGCAGGTGGAGCGCGCGCTGGCCGAGCGCAGCCCGGCGCGCGGGTACCTGCCGATCGACGGCATGCCCGATTACCGCACGGCCACCCGCGAACTGCTGTTTGGCGCCGACTCGCCGGTGATCAGCGAGGGCCGCGCCAGCACCTCGCAGACCATCGGCGGCAGCGGCGCCCTGCGCGCGGGCGCCGAGCTGCTCAGGCACGCGCTGCCGTTCGCGCGCATCGCCATCAGCACGCCGAGCTGGGAGAACCACCGCGCGGTGTTCCCGGCCGCCGGCTTTGAAGTCATCGACTACACCTACTTCGACGACGCGGCCCACGGCCTGGACTTCGACGGCATGCTCGCCGACCTGGGCAAGCTGGAAGCCGGCACCGTGGTGCTGCTGCACGCCTGCTGCCACAACCCCACCGGCGCCGACCTCACCGCCAACCAGTGGGACCAGGTGATCGCGCTGATGCACGAGCGCAACCTGGTGCCGTTCGTCGACATGGCCTACCAGGGCTTCGACCAGGGCATCGACGAGGACGCGATCGCGATCCGCAAGCTGGCGGCCTCGCCAATCCGCAACTTCCTGGTGGCCAATTCGTTCTCCAAGTCGTTCTCACTCTACGGCGAGCGCGTCGGCGCGCTCACCGTGGTCAGCGACAGCGCGGAGGAGAGCGGGCGGGTGCAGTCGCAGGTCAAGCGCCTGATCCGCGCCAACTATTCCAGCCCGTCGTTCCACGGCGCGGCGCTGGTGGCGGGCGTGCTCAACGACGGCGGCCTGCGCAGGCAGTGGGAGGACGAGCTGGGCGGATGGCGCACGCGCATCCACGCCCTGCGTGAAGGTCTGGTGGAACGGCTGGCGGCCCACGGCGCCACCGGCTTCGACTTCATCCGCCACCAGGCCGGCATGTTCTCCTACTCCGGCCTCAGCCGCGCCCAGGTGGACCGCCTGCGCGAGGAGTTCGGCATCTACGCCGTGGGCACCGGGCGCATCTGCGTGGCGGGGCTG
- a CDS encoding response regulator transcription factor yields the protein MSAPRIALADDQALVRAGLRALLEGQGISVALEADDGAALLEGLAATPVDVVLSDIRMPGMDGIAALQALRERGDGTPVLLLTTFDDSELLLRATEAGAQGFLLKDAAPEDLRDAVLRIAAGDTLLQPVSTGPVRARYRYHAADAPREPFSEREVAILRLMAGGYSNREIARSVFLAEGTVKNYVSTILEKLDTRDRTRAVLKAITLRVI from the coding sequence GTGAGCGCGCCGCGCATCGCGCTGGCCGACGACCAGGCGCTGGTGCGCGCCGGGCTGCGGGCGCTGCTGGAAGGCCAGGGCATCAGCGTGGCATTAGAGGCCGACGACGGCGCCGCGCTGCTGGAAGGCCTGGCGGCCACGCCGGTGGACGTGGTGCTGAGCGACATCCGCATGCCCGGCATGGACGGCATCGCGGCCCTGCAGGCGCTGCGCGAGCGCGGCGACGGCACGCCGGTGCTGCTGCTGACCACGTTTGACGACAGCGAGCTGCTGCTGCGCGCCACCGAAGCCGGGGCGCAGGGCTTCCTGCTCAAGGACGCCGCGCCGGAGGATCTGCGCGACGCGGTGCTGCGCATCGCCGCCGGCGACACCCTGCTGCAGCCGGTGAGCACCGGGCCAGTGCGCGCGCGCTACCGCTACCACGCCGCCGACGCGCCGCGCGAGCCCTTCAGCGAGCGCGAGGTGGCGATCCTGCGGCTGATGGCCGGCGGCTACTCCAACCGCGAGATCGCCCGCTCGGTGTTCCTGGCCGAGGGCACGGTGAAGAACTACGTCTCCACGATCCTGGAAAAACTCGACACCCGCGACCGCACCCGGGCGGTGCTCAAGGCGATCACGCTGCGGGTCATCTGA
- a CDS encoding histidine kinase: MVPEVTFCAGSVARTGRATQHGTPAPWRRAMRGHLAPLLQPLNLAALLTLLTVAVSIHGELGSQRPLGWALLLGFSALFLVVDTLSARPLLRATGYVVLALIALALVALAPRTGTSPVLLVILVAALAIDYPPSRVLPAAALLNLALYLVLRAGGHAAPALTVTVYLGFQAFAALVAHYARSAEQARDRLALVNADLLATRALLADSARDAERLRFARELHDVAGHKLTALTLNLRALADRQQGGAPTELEVSRRLAAELMDDLRELVQQLRDDRGLDLATALRALAAPLPRPALRLVIDDDVRIGDPATADALLRMVQEALTNSARHGQARVLEVRIRRDGPRLEVSIEDDGRLRGPLREGNGLAGMRERLAAAGGQLAFSTSAGGALRIDASLPA, from the coding sequence GCCCCATGGAGACGGGCCATGCGCGGCCACCTCGCCCCGCTGCTGCAGCCGCTGAACCTCGCCGCCCTGCTGACCCTTTTGACGGTGGCGGTCTCGATCCACGGCGAACTCGGTTCCCAGCGCCCGCTGGGCTGGGCGCTGCTGCTGGGCTTCAGCGCGCTGTTCCTGGTGGTCGACACGCTCTCAGCCAGGCCGCTGCTGCGTGCCACCGGATACGTCGTCCTTGCCTTGATCGCGCTCGCGCTGGTGGCGCTGGCGCCGCGCACCGGCACGTCCCCGGTACTGCTGGTGATCCTGGTGGCCGCGCTGGCGATCGACTATCCCCCGTCGCGGGTATTGCCCGCCGCGGCGCTGCTCAACCTCGCCCTGTACCTGGTGCTGCGCGCCGGCGGGCATGCCGCACCGGCGCTGACGGTCACGGTCTACCTGGGCTTCCAGGCCTTCGCCGCGCTGGTGGCGCACTACGCCCGCAGCGCCGAGCAGGCCCGCGACCGGCTGGCACTGGTCAACGCCGACCTGCTCGCCACCCGCGCCCTGCTGGCCGACAGCGCGCGCGACGCCGAGCGGCTGCGCTTTGCGCGCGAGCTGCACGACGTGGCCGGCCACAAGCTCACCGCGCTCACCCTCAACCTGCGCGCGCTGGCCGACCGCCAGCAGGGCGGCGCACCGACGGAGCTCGAAGTGTCGCGCCGGCTGGCCGCCGAACTGATGGACGACCTGCGCGAGCTGGTGCAGCAGCTGCGCGACGACCGCGGCCTGGACCTGGCCACCGCGCTGCGTGCGCTGGCGGCGCCGCTGCCGCGGCCCGCGCTGCGGCTTGTGATCGACGATGACGTGCGCATCGGCGACCCGGCCACCGCCGATGCGCTGCTGCGGATGGTGCAGGAGGCGCTCACCAACAGCGCGCGCCACGGCCAGGCGCGGGTGCTGGAGGTGCGCATCCGCCGCGATGGCCCGCGCCTGGAGGTGTCGATCGAGGATGACGGCCGCCTGCGCGGCCCGCTGCGCGAAGGCAACGGGCTGGCCGGCATGCGCGAGCGCCTGGCGGCCGCGGGCGGACAGCTGGCGTTCTCCACCTCCGCCGGCGGCGCACTGCGCATCGATGCGAGCCTGCCGGCGTGA